Proteins encoded together in one Sylvia atricapilla isolate bSylAtr1 chromosome 2, bSylAtr1.pri, whole genome shotgun sequence window:
- the LOC136375498 gene encoding terminal nucleotidyltransferase 5C, whose product MAGKGSTRADSMSCSVLNWEQVSRLHEVLTEVVPIHGRGNFPTLKITLKDIVQTVRSRLSEAGIVVHDVRLNGSAAGHVLVKDNGLGCKDLDLIFQVSLLSEAEFQLVRDVVLRSLLNFLPEGVSKLKISPVTLKEAYIQKLVKVYTETDRWSLISLSNKHGKNVELKFVDCIRRQFEFSVDSFQIILDSLLFYYDYSETPMSEHFHPTVIGESMYGDFEAAFDHLQNKLIATKNPEEIRGGGLLKYSNLLVRDFRPMDKDEIKTLERYMCSRFFIDFPDILDQQRKLETYLQNHFSKEERSKYDYLMILRRVVNESTVCLMGHERRQTLNLISLLALKVLAEQNVIPNATNVTCYYQPAPYVSDANFSNYYLASAPVLYSQSYPTWLPCN is encoded by the coding sequence ATGGCAGGCAAAGGAAGTACCAGAGCAGACTCCATGTCCTGCAGCGTACTGAACTGGGAGCAGGTCAGCCGTCTGCACGAGGTTCTTACGGAGGTGGTTCCCATCCATGGGCGCGGGAACTTCCCCACACTGAAGATAACTCTGAAGGACATTGTCCAGACAGTTCGCAGCCGCCTGAGTGAAGCGGGCATTGTGGTCCACGATGTCCGTCTGAATGGTTCTGCAGCTGGTCATGTCCTGGTCAAGGATAACGGGCTGGGATGCAAAGACCTGGATCTCATTTTCCAAGTTTCTCTTTTAAGTGAAGCAGAGTTTCAGTTAGTTCGAGACGTGGTCTTGCGATCCCTCTTGAATTTCCTGCCGGAAGGAGTCAGCAAGCTGAAAATCAGTCCCGTAACACTGAAGGAAGCCTACATCCAGAAGCTGGTCAAAGTGTACACGGAGACTGACCGTTGGAGCTTGATATCGCTTTCCAACAAGCACGGCAAAAACGTGGAGCTGAAGTTTGTAGACTGCATACGGCGGCAGTTTGAGTTCAGTGTGGACTCGTTCCAGATCATTCTGGACTCCCTGCTCTTCTACTATGACTACTCAGAAACCCCCATGTCGGAGCACTTCCATCCAACTGTGATTGGAGAGAGCATGTATGGAGACTTTGAAGCAGCTTTTGATCACCTCCAGAACAAGCTGATAGCTACCAAAAACCCTGAAGAGATCCGAGGTGGCGGGCTACTGAAGTACAGTAACCTCTTAGTACGAGACTTCAGGCCCATGGATAAGGACGAGATCAAAACTTTGGAGCGCTACATGTGCTCCCGATTCTTCATAGACTTCCCAGACATCCTGGATCAGCAGCGCAAGCTGGAGACCTACCTCCAGAACCACTTCTCCAAAGAAGAGAGGAGCAAGTATGACTACCTCATGATCCTGCGCAGGGTGGTGAATGAGAGCACCGTCTGCCTCATGGGACATGAGCGAAGGCAGACTCTCAATTTGATTTCTCTGCTGGCGCTCAAGGTGCTGGCAGAACAGAATGTCATCCCTAATGCCACTAATGTAACCTGTTACTACCAGCCAGCACCTTATGTCAGTGATGCAAACTTCAGCAACTACTACCTTGCAAGTGCCCCTGTGCTGTACAGCCAGTCCTACCCCACTTGGTTGCCTTGCAATTGA